The DNA region CTACTCGATTCATTATCGCATCTAACTTAACTACGTACAAAGGTTCTGGTGCAGCAATACCCAAACCTCTTCTTTGTCCAATAGTGTAATGATGGATTCCTCTGTGTTTTCCTAAGACGTTTCCCGCCATGTCTACTATATCTCCTTCGTTTTGCTTGATATAGCGATCTAAGAAAGTCTGCATCGAGCCATGGGCTTCTACTAAACACAAATCTTGGCTTTCAGGTTTTTCTGCCGTAGCTAAACCAAATTCTCCTGCGATGCGACGAGTTTGTTCTTTGGTTTGATTACCTAAAGGAAAAACCGATCCTGCTAATAATTCTTGAGTCAGATCGTACAAAAAATAAGACTGATCTTTATTCCGATCTACCGCTTTCCAAAGTTGATAGCGATCGCTCTGCTCATCGTAATTGATTCTGGCGTAATGACCAGTAGCAATTTTATCTGTAGCTAATTCTTTTTTGGCATAGTCCAACATGGGCGAAAATTTCACCGCCCGGTTGCACTGAGAACAGGGAAGAGGAGTAACTCCAGCTTCATAACCATCGACTAAATAATCAATGATATTTGCTTGAAAGACCTCTCTACTATCCACAATATGATGGGGAATGCCTAATTCTTCGCAAAGTCGAGCAGCATCCACCATTCCCTCGGAACAACATTGGCCTTTACCCTTCATTAACCAAAGGGTAAGACCAATTACTTCGTAACCTTGATGATGTAAGGTAGCAGCAGCAACTGAACTGTCTACGCCACCAGATAAGCCGACAACGACCTTATTCATGAAACTTATTCGAGAATGTTAACTTCTATTCAAATTGAGGGTACTTTAAAACTACCTGTTTCGTTTGCTCGACGATAGTAACTATCTATGTTAACGAAAATATTGAGACTGTATTTATATACATTATCTCATTTTATGACCTGCTGTGCGACCTGGGACGTGTCTTCGACTTCACAGTTTCGGCGTTATTCTAAGTCTAAAATATCTATACTTGATCTAGCCCGAACAAGCATAGATATAGAATTATTAATGAAAATGGTTAAATTAAACCATTATTTTAAATAGATATTGGCAAATTACTTTTCATACGGCAATTTTTTATTTGAAACATGAATACTAACTATAAATATTGTTTGCTATCTTTAAGCAGCTTGTCGATCGCTTTTAATTCGGTGATCGCTGTCAATGCTGCCGATGTTAAAACTCAAAAGCAATTATTTTTTCCTCTAAATATTTCTGAAAGTAGCACTGTTTATTTAAGTAAAAGTAATCATAATTCCAGTAATAATGGCTCGCGGGAATACACTTTTAAAGCACCAGATAGTAAAACTTTGACCAATAATAAACAACTAACAGCAGCACAGGGCTATAGGGTAGAGGTTTATGGTAGTGCCGACGAACTATTGCTTCAAGTAAAAGATATTGAACCAGGCGCTTTTATCAAAGGCAATATTATTCAGGTGGGAATATTTAGTCAACAAGACAACGCGGAAGATTTGGTACGTAAGCTGGCTGTTGCAGGTTTATGGGCAAGAATTGTGGCTCAGTAGATTAAAACAATTCAGGGTTTTTGGTGAATGGTTGCTTTTTTCAACTTTTTAGAGAGTTATAACAGATTTAATGCTGATTATTTGTCTCCATAACTCCTCCCCCGCCATTTAGTCGGTTTTGTTAATGAGGATAGGAAAATTCGCAACACCGCCAGCTGATCGGCAAGAGGTGATAACCAGAAGAAGAAAGAAGAGCCAGAATAGGAAGAGGCGATCGCCATTAACATTCCATAACGCAATAAAAACAGAAAAGCGTTTAAACTAAATAATGTAATTATGTTGGGGGAATTATTGCCTAAATAAAGCAGGTAACTAGTTAATAGCAGCAACGGTAACGGTAAAGCCTGGACACACAAGAGGAATAAAATGTCTCCCCAAACTTGGGAGTTAGAAGCAGCATCTTTAAGATCGAGCGATCGCCCCCATTCATTCCAGGTTTCTTTTGCCCCCTCATACATTCTGACCTTAATCACTTTAGAACCATCAAAGAAGCCCACTTTGTAATCCGCAGCAGCAATATTTCTGGCTAAAGTGACATCATCACAAAACGAACCCGCAGCAGAAGTGTAACCATCAAGTTTTGACAATACTGAGCGACGACACAGAAAACACTGTCCATTTGCCATCACTCTACTTGAATTTACTGCATCCACTCCCGCCGAATCAAAGCGGTATAGTAGCGTCATTAATAAAGCAGGCTGCAAGCACCATTCCCCTGGGTATTTCAGCATAAACTGCGGTGCTAGAGACACCATGTCATAGCCTTCGGCTTCGGCAATACCAACTAAACTAGCAATTAAACCACGTTGGGGTTCAGTGTCTGCATCTATGCCCAAAAACCACTCACTATGATTAGAAGTGTGTAAATAACCTGTGTGCAAAGCCCAAGGACGACCAACCCAGCCAGGCGGCAAAGGATCGTCAGTAATCAGACGTAACCGAGGATCGCTTTGACCCGCGGCTTTTACTAGATCCTGTGTGCCGTCTTGAGAATTACTATCTACAATAATTGCTTCGCGCAGTTCATAGCTTTGATGACTTAAACCAGTTAAACAGGGAGTGATTCTTGTAGCTTCATTTAGTGTAGGTACAACAACACTTACTTTACCAATAAGATCGGGATTAGCTGCCTGGGGTTGTAAAGGCGATCGCCTGCTTGCTCCTTTAAGTAAACGAGATAATAAAATTGCGGTGCTTACTAGCTGGGAGATTAGAACCCCAAAAGCAAATGCGTAGAAAAGCTCAGAATTCACTAATTATTCCTGGAGATGTGATGATCAATTGTTGATTGTTGCTGGTTGCTTAGCCGTTACCAAAGCATCATTTTGACTGGAGGAAACAGGTTGTTTAGTTGCCATCCAATAAAGAACGACCAGAGGAAGAATACCAAGAACAACTCCTAATAATACAGGAATATAGAATCCTGCTGCTAAACTCAAAATTGCAGCGAAGGCGAAATTAGCTAGGTAGATAGCTAGAGGAAGTTTGAGATCGTTATTGGGTAGCGTGAATGGCTTGATCTTCCACAGCAAAGTAGCCACCGTCATAAACACAATTCCTGTACCCATCCAACCGGCAAAGTTTTGATAGGGCATACCAAAAAATGCTCCTGGCTGATCCCATACCCAAAAAGGAATTGGTGCTTGACTCATGGCAGGATCTAGCACAAAGTCCCATGAAGTGAGACACAGTGAACCAAATACAATTGCACCAAGTTGACATAACCAATTGCTTATTGCCCATCTTTTTAATCCTGCCAAAGCGATTACATAAGCACTAAAGCCTAAATAAAACCAAGACAAGGGAATCGTAAACGGTACTAATCCCGCGATTTTATAACCTAATCCACTAAGGTAACGATATTGACCGAAGGGAAATCCTGTACTAGTACCTAACAATTCGCTACCTAAAGATAGGGCGATCGCTGGAATCATAAAGCTCAACCAATGCCACACGCCTAATGTACGATAGGCATAAAGAGCAACCGCAGCCGTAGCTAGCAGCATATAAACTACCCCCCCGCCTGCCATTGACCAACCAAAAATCGTCGAACCCCATTCAAACTGGGCTAACTTTGCCTGAAAATCAACATTAGGCAACACGAGAATAATTCCTGCCAAGCCAAACGCCATCGCTAAGACATGACCTGTTAATAAATAATTTTCGGTACTGAATGTTCGCTTCATAAGTTAAATACTTTTATTGTATAAAGATTAGCCTACTCAACTAGTTTACAAACATTGATTAAGTTATGTATAGCAAAAAGAGGAATTAATTCTCAATTGAGGCTGTATAGCCCCAGATTCACAGAAAATAGTAGAGTTAAGGTGTTGTGGTTTGCTCTAAATAATAAGTTGCCAAAAGCGATCACAACAAGATCAAACAACTAAGTCTCAATAGGTATAAAACAAGGGTAATTTGATAGATGTACCAAGGAAGTATAAAAGAGTTACATCAGCAGTTAATTAGTAAAGAACGTTCGGCAGTAGAAATTGCCCAAGCTACTTTAAAACACATTGAAACAGTAGAACCAAAAGTTAAAGCGTTTCTGGCTGTAACTGCCGACGAAGCGTTAGCCACGGCAAAAGCAGTGGATAACAAAATTGCAGCAGGGGAATCTATTGGAATAATTGAGGGTATTCCCATAGGAATTAAAGACAATATGTGTACCAAGGGGATCAAAACCACCTGCGCTTCTCAGATTTTAGCTAATTTTGTGCCTCCTTATGAATCTACCGTTACTCAAAAATTAAAAGATGCGGGAATGGTTTTCGTCGGCAAAACTAACCTAGATGAGTTTGCTATGGGAGGCTCGACGGAAAACTCTAGTTTTCAAACTACAGCTAATCCTTGGGACTTAGAAAGAGTTCCAGGAGGTTCTTCTGGTGGTTCAGCAGCAGCAGTAGCAGCAGGAGAATGTGTAGTTGCTCTAGGTTCAGATACAGGAGGCTCGATTCGCCAACCTGCTTCTCTTTGTGGCGTAGTAGGATTAAAACCCACTTATGGTTTAGTGTCGCGTTTTGGCTTGGTGGCTTTTGGCTCGTCTTTAGATCAAATTGGTCCTTTTTCCCGTAGCGTAGAAGATTCCGCGATTTTGCTCAATGCGATCGCTGGACACGATCCTCGTGATTCTACCAGTCTTAAAGTAGACATTCCCGACTATAGGCAATATCTCCAGCCTGAACTCAAAAAAGGTTTAAAAATCGGCATCATCACCGAAACTTTTGGATCGGGATTAGATTCCGTGGTTGCGGAAACGGTAAAAACCGCGATCGCCAAATTAGAGGAACTTGGTGCAGAAGTAAAAGAAATTTCCTGTCCTCGTTTCCGCTATGGTATAGCAGCATATTACATTATTGCTCCTTCAGAAGCTTCTGCTAACTTAGCTCGTTATGATGCAGTTAAGTATGGGATCCGAAAAGAATCTGATAACCTGCTGGAAATGTATACTGGTACGCGTGCTGCTGGTTTTGGAGCAGAAGTAAAACGGCGGATTATGATTGGTACTTATGCACTTTCGTCAGGATATTACGATGCCTATTATCTCAAAGCGCAAAAAGTTCGTACTTTAATCAAACAAGATTTCGATCACGCATTTGAAGATGTAGATGTTTTAGTTGCGCCTACCGCGCCTACCACAGCATTTAAAGCAGGAGATAAAACTACAGATCCTCTAAGTATGTACCTTTTAGATTTGATGACTATTCCCGTTAACTTAGCTGGTTTACCAGGAATGAGTATTCCCTGCGGTTTCGATCGTCAAGGTTTACCGATTGGATTGCAGTTGATCGGTAATGTTTTACGAGAAGATGTACTGTTTCATACCGCCCATGCTTATGAACAGGCGACAGAATGGCATAAAAAACACCCCGAAATCTAAAAATATAGCGGGATGGCAGAATTTTTTAAGGGCGAATCTGAATTCGCCCCTATCTATAACGATGTCATCTAAATCTCGTCAGGAATTATCCATTTTGGCGGTTCAGATATCTTCTTCATGCGGGCTATCTCCGCCATTTCCAGCATTTTATCTAGTGAAGTGTCTTCAATAAATTTAGCAGCTTCGTTTCGATATTCTTTATTCGGGCAGCGATCGCCTAAAACGCAGCCATTAGCGCAATCTACTGCGCAGTTTACTTGCTCTGGATTCATATTCTCAGCTTAAAATTCGTCTTTAAGTATTTTAGTATTTTTAAATAATGGTGTAATAAGTTACCAAGCCCGAAGGGCTGAAGTAATGAGTAATGAGTAATGAGTAATGAGTAATGAGTAATAAGGAAAAAAACTCGCTACTGGCTGTAATTAAAACCCTAAATCAGCTTTAGCAATTTCCGCTGCTGCATATACTTCTTCATTGGGCATTTCTTCCCAATCGGTGCAGCCAATCTCGCGATAGAATTGAGCATCATAGGCGCGAGTACGCACTACCACTGGCATCGGCACAGCATGACCTAAGATTAAAGCCTGTTGTTTAGAATCTAGTTTGGCTAATACCGACTTTAAGTTTGCTCCCCCAGATACTCCTGTAAAGATTGCCTCGATATCTTTCT from Coleofasciculaceae cyanobacterium includes:
- the gatA gene encoding Asp-tRNA(Asn)/Glu-tRNA(Gln) amidotransferase subunit GatA, with translation MYQGSIKELHQQLISKERSAVEIAQATLKHIETVEPKVKAFLAVTADEALATAKAVDNKIAAGESIGIIEGIPIGIKDNMCTKGIKTTCASQILANFVPPYESTVTQKLKDAGMVFVGKTNLDEFAMGGSTENSSFQTTANPWDLERVPGGSSGGSAAAVAAGECVVALGSDTGGSIRQPASLCGVVGLKPTYGLVSRFGLVAFGSSLDQIGPFSRSVEDSAILLNAIAGHDPRDSTSLKVDIPDYRQYLQPELKKGLKIGIITETFGSGLDSVVAETVKTAIAKLEELGAEVKEISCPRFRYGIAAYYIIAPSEASANLARYDAVKYGIRKESDNLLEMYTGTRAAGFGAEVKRRIMIGTYALSSGYYDAYYLKAQKVRTLIKQDFDHAFEDVDVLVAPTAPTTAFKAGDKTTDPLSMYLLDLMTIPVNLAGLPGMSIPCGFDRQGLPIGLQLIGNVLREDVLFHTAHAYEQATEWHKKHPEI
- the mnmA gene encoding tRNA 2-thiouridine(34) synthase MnmA, which produces MNKVVVGLSGGVDSSVAAATLHHQGYEVIGLTLWLMKGKGQCCSEGMVDAARLCEELGIPHHIVDSREVFQANIIDYLVDGYEAGVTPLPCSQCNRAVKFSPMLDYAKKELATDKIATGHYARINYDEQSDRYQLWKAVDRNKDQSYFLYDLTQELLAGSVFPLGNQTKEQTRRIAGEFGLATAEKPESQDLCLVEAHGSMQTFLDRYIKQNEGDIVDMAGNVLGKHRGIHHYTIGQRRGLGIAAPEPLYVVKLDAIMNRVVVGDRYAGGRLECTASRMNWISIAKPTTPISAEVKIRYRSQSVPAQIIPLENSRIKIMFEEHQFGVTPGQAAVLYKGEMVLGGGIIEMTGD
- a CDS encoding glycosyltransferase family 2 protein: MNSELFYAFAFGVLISQLVSTAILLSRLLKGASRRSPLQPQAANPDLIGKVSVVVPTLNEATRITPCLTGLSHQSYELREAIIVDSNSQDGTQDLVKAAGQSDPRLRLITDDPLPPGWVGRPWALHTGYLHTSNHSEWFLGIDADTEPQRGLIASLVGIAEAEGYDMVSLAPQFMLKYPGEWCLQPALLMTLLYRFDSAGVDAVNSSRVMANGQCFLCRRSVLSKLDGYTSAAGSFCDDVTLARNIAAADYKVGFFDGSKVIKVRMYEGAKETWNEWGRSLDLKDAASNSQVWGDILFLLCVQALPLPLLLLTSYLLYLGNNSPNIITLFSLNAFLFLLRYGMLMAIASSYSGSSFFFWLSPLADQLAVLRIFLSSLTKPTKWRGRSYGDK
- a CDS encoding carotenoid biosynthesis protein, translating into MKRTFSTENYLLTGHVLAMAFGLAGIILVLPNVDFQAKLAQFEWGSTIFGWSMAGGGVVYMLLATAAVALYAYRTLGVWHWLSFMIPAIALSLGSELLGTSTGFPFGQYRYLSGLGYKIAGLVPFTIPLSWFYLGFSAYVIALAGLKRWAISNWLCQLGAIVFGSLCLTSWDFVLDPAMSQAPIPFWVWDQPGAFFGMPYQNFAGWMGTGIVFMTVATLLWKIKPFTLPNNDLKLPLAIYLANFAFAAILSLAAGFYIPVLLGVVLGILPLVVLYWMATKQPVSSSQNDALVTAKQPATINN